A genomic segment from Diospyros lotus cultivar Yz01 chromosome 5, ASM1463336v1, whole genome shotgun sequence encodes:
- the LOC127801995 gene encoding PTI1-like tyrosine-protein kinase 1 isoform X1: protein MTARSSKPKIDGGRVLSLLRACRTEMKKRTIIVGLSSDNCSREVLLRLLTSVVMTGDNVLAVHVLEPDDAFDPNSFHIHEDLCKSKRVDFQVKVCEGDSYLSELSHQVRINFAAILALGCSSPRPKSSTVTNCLKALPPTCSLLVLDSGGRILMQGKGTSQEGSERKVLQSSLSCGSNYNNHELSRPSRQIQKSLTMPSSSNASRLQQIETSSRHRQSLKKSLQLPDLMKQELSQRLAILEITGSGRHRRFTLEELSTATHDFSPELIIGEGGNSKVYCAKLDNGQLAAVKVLKNTDSSADDLFREVETLSSLEHENVVQLIGYSYSKRLQAVVYNLLNGSLKQNLKELRWRERMRIAIGLARALDYLHSRSPAVIHRDVKSSNVLLSDNWEPKLSDFGAAVTHHKTWEVSGQAKPFRIVGTFGYLAPEYMMYGKVDEKIDVYSFGVVLLELITGKEAIQTNLASNHESLVLWARSLLSSGLCERLIDPYLKDDYDKDEMKTMMIAARLCLLHSSSRRPTMKKILQLFEEPEQWLWMQRKREELLNRITSKGEAGSDRRNIWLAVAGSGNWQWSVADGGDDGSVAGDFDAPQPRGI from the exons ATGACGGCCAGGAGCTCCAAGCCCAAGATTGATGGCGGAAGAGTGTTGTCGCTCCTGAGGGCCTGCAGGAcagagatgaagaagaggacAATTATCGTTGGCCTCAGCTCTGATAACTGCAGCAGAGAAGTCCTGCTGAGGCTGCTCACTTCGGTGGTGATGACGGGGGACAATGTGCTTGCGGTTCATGTGCTGGAACCAGATGATGCTTTCGATCCCAATAGCTTCCACATCCACGAAGATCTCTGCAAATCCAAGCGG GTGGACTTCCAAGTGAAGGTTTGTGAAGGAGATTCCTACCTCTCTGAGCTAAGCCATCAAGTCAGGATCAACTTTGCAGCAATTCTGGCCCTCGGCTGCAGCTCTCCTCG GCCTAAGAGTTCAACCGTCACCAACTGCTTAAAAGCATTACCCCCCACTTGCTCCCTTCTAGTGTTGGACAGTGGGGGAAGAATATTGATGCAGGGGAAGGGAACTTCTCAGGAGGGATCTGAAAGAAAGGTTCTCCAATCTTCTCTGTCGTGTGGATCGAATTACAATAACCACGAACTATCTCGGCCGAGCCGCCAGATTCAAAAGTCCCTGACAATGCCATCTTCCTCAAACGCATCGCGGCTGCAACAAATTGAAACTTCGAGTAGACATAGGCAGAGTCTCAAAAAGTCATTGCAGCTTCCTGACTTAATGAAACAGGAGTTGTCCCAGAGATTGGCTATCCTGGAAATAACGGGATCGGGGAGACACAGACGGTTTACATTGGAAGAACTTAGCACTGCAACCCATGATTTCAGCCCTGAATTGATAATCGGAGAGGGAGGGAACAGTAAGGTGTACTGTGCCAAGCTTGACAATGGTCAACTGGCAGCCGTGAAGGTTCTAAAGAACACTGATTCTTCGGCGGATGACCTTTTCCGGGAAGTGGAAACCTTGAGTAGTTTGGAGCATGAGAATGTTGTTCAACTTATTGGGTATTCTTACAGCAAAAGGTTGCAGGCAGTTGTCTACAATCTGCTGAATGGAAGCTTAAAGCAAAATCTAAAAGAACTCAGATGGAGGGAGAGGATGAGGATAGCTATTGGTTTGGCAAGGGCACTAGATTACCTCCATTCTCGTTCCCCGGCAGTAATTCACAGAGATGTGAAATCATCAAACGTTCTACTGTCTGATAATTGGGAGCCAAAA TTGTCAGATTTTGGGGCGGCTGTAACACATCACAAGACTTGGGAAGTTTCAGGACAGGCTAAGCCATTTCGCATAGTTGGGACGTTTGGATACTTGGCCCCCGAGTACATGATGTATGGTAAAGTTGATGAAAAAATAGATGTGTATTCTTTCGGGGTTGTGCTGCTGGAGCTGATCACCGGTAAAGAGGCTATTCAGACGAACCTGGCTTCCAATCACGAAAGCTTGGTACTCTGG GCAAGATCCTTACTCAGCTCTGGCCTATGCGAACGCCTGATTGATCCTTACCTTAAAGACGACTATGACAAGGATGAGATGAAGACGATGATGATTGCTGCCCGACTCTGCCTCTTGCATTCTTCATCTAGAAGGCCAACTATGAAAAAA ATCCTGCAGTTGTTTGAGGAGCCAGAGCAGTGGCTATGGAtgcagagaaagagagaggagcTCCTAAATCGGATTACTTCCAAAGGCGAAGCAG
- the LOC127801995 gene encoding PTI1-like tyrosine-protein kinase 1 isoform X2, which produces MTARSSKPKIDGGRVLSLLRACRTEMKKRTIIVGLSSDNCSREVLLRLLTSVVMTGDNVLAVHVLEPDDAFDPNSFHIHEDLCKSKRVDFQVKVCEGDSYLSELSHQVRINFAAILALGCSSPRPKSSTVTNCLKALPPTCSLLVLDSGGRILMQGKGTSQEGSERKVLQSSLSCGSNYNNHELSRPSRQIQKSLTMPSSSNASRLQQIETSSRHRQSLKKSLQLPDLMKQELSQRLAILEITGSGRHRRFTLEELSTATHDFSPELIIGEGGNSKVYCAKLDNGQLAAVKVLKNTDSSADDLFREVETLSSLEHENVVQLIGYSYSKRLQAVVYNLLNGSLKQNLKELRWRERMRIAIGLARALDYLHSRSPAVIHRDVKSSNVLLSDNWEPKLSDFGAAVTHHKTWEVSGQAKPFRIVGTFGYLAPEYMMYGKVDEKIDVYSFGVVLLELITGKEAIQTNLASNHESLVLWARSLLSSGLCERLIDPYLKDDYDKDEMKTMMIAARLCLLHSSSRRPTMKKILQLFEEPEQWLWMQRKREELLNRITSKGEAGLGLWEHDMGHETS; this is translated from the exons ATGACGGCCAGGAGCTCCAAGCCCAAGATTGATGGCGGAAGAGTGTTGTCGCTCCTGAGGGCCTGCAGGAcagagatgaagaagaggacAATTATCGTTGGCCTCAGCTCTGATAACTGCAGCAGAGAAGTCCTGCTGAGGCTGCTCACTTCGGTGGTGATGACGGGGGACAATGTGCTTGCGGTTCATGTGCTGGAACCAGATGATGCTTTCGATCCCAATAGCTTCCACATCCACGAAGATCTCTGCAAATCCAAGCGG GTGGACTTCCAAGTGAAGGTTTGTGAAGGAGATTCCTACCTCTCTGAGCTAAGCCATCAAGTCAGGATCAACTTTGCAGCAATTCTGGCCCTCGGCTGCAGCTCTCCTCG GCCTAAGAGTTCAACCGTCACCAACTGCTTAAAAGCATTACCCCCCACTTGCTCCCTTCTAGTGTTGGACAGTGGGGGAAGAATATTGATGCAGGGGAAGGGAACTTCTCAGGAGGGATCTGAAAGAAAGGTTCTCCAATCTTCTCTGTCGTGTGGATCGAATTACAATAACCACGAACTATCTCGGCCGAGCCGCCAGATTCAAAAGTCCCTGACAATGCCATCTTCCTCAAACGCATCGCGGCTGCAACAAATTGAAACTTCGAGTAGACATAGGCAGAGTCTCAAAAAGTCATTGCAGCTTCCTGACTTAATGAAACAGGAGTTGTCCCAGAGATTGGCTATCCTGGAAATAACGGGATCGGGGAGACACAGACGGTTTACATTGGAAGAACTTAGCACTGCAACCCATGATTTCAGCCCTGAATTGATAATCGGAGAGGGAGGGAACAGTAAGGTGTACTGTGCCAAGCTTGACAATGGTCAACTGGCAGCCGTGAAGGTTCTAAAGAACACTGATTCTTCGGCGGATGACCTTTTCCGGGAAGTGGAAACCTTGAGTAGTTTGGAGCATGAGAATGTTGTTCAACTTATTGGGTATTCTTACAGCAAAAGGTTGCAGGCAGTTGTCTACAATCTGCTGAATGGAAGCTTAAAGCAAAATCTAAAAGAACTCAGATGGAGGGAGAGGATGAGGATAGCTATTGGTTTGGCAAGGGCACTAGATTACCTCCATTCTCGTTCCCCGGCAGTAATTCACAGAGATGTGAAATCATCAAACGTTCTACTGTCTGATAATTGGGAGCCAAAA TTGTCAGATTTTGGGGCGGCTGTAACACATCACAAGACTTGGGAAGTTTCAGGACAGGCTAAGCCATTTCGCATAGTTGGGACGTTTGGATACTTGGCCCCCGAGTACATGATGTATGGTAAAGTTGATGAAAAAATAGATGTGTATTCTTTCGGGGTTGTGCTGCTGGAGCTGATCACCGGTAAAGAGGCTATTCAGACGAACCTGGCTTCCAATCACGAAAGCTTGGTACTCTGG GCAAGATCCTTACTCAGCTCTGGCCTATGCGAACGCCTGATTGATCCTTACCTTAAAGACGACTATGACAAGGATGAGATGAAGACGATGATGATTGCTGCCCGACTCTGCCTCTTGCATTCTTCATCTAGAAGGCCAACTATGAAAAAA ATCCTGCAGTTGTTTGAGGAGCCAGAGCAGTGGCTATGGAtgcagagaaagagagaggagcTCCTAAATCGGATTACTTCCAAAGGCGAAGCAG
- the LOC127801995 gene encoding PTI1-like tyrosine-protein kinase 1 isoform X3 — translation MTARSSKPKIDGGRVLSLLRACRTEMKKRTIIVGLSSDNCSREVLLRLLTSVVMTGDNVLAVHVLEPDDAFDPNSFHIHEDLCKSKRVDFQVKVCEGDSYLSELSHQVRINFAAILALGCSSPRPKSSTVTNCLKALPPTCSLLVLDSGGRILMQGKGTSQEGSERKVLQSSLSCGSNYNNHELSRPSRQIQKSLTMPSSSNASRLQQIETSSRHRQSLKKSLQLPDLMKQELSQRLAILEITGSGRHRRFTLEELSTATHDFSPELIIGEGGNSKVYCAKLDNGQLAAVKVLKNTDSSADDLFREVETLSSLEHENVVQLIGYSYSKRLQAVVYNLLNGSLKQNLKELRWRERMRIAIGLARALDYLHSRSPAVIHRDVKSSNVLLSDNWEPKLSDFGAAVTHHKTWEVSGQAKPFRIVGTFGYLAPEYMMYGKVDEKIDVYSFGVVLLELITGKEAIQTNLASNHESLVLWARSLLSSGLCERLIDPYLKDDYDKDEMKTMMIAARLCLLHSSSRRPTMKKILQLFEEPEQWLWMQRKREELLNRITSKGEAGFPRHDFVG, via the exons ATGACGGCCAGGAGCTCCAAGCCCAAGATTGATGGCGGAAGAGTGTTGTCGCTCCTGAGGGCCTGCAGGAcagagatgaagaagaggacAATTATCGTTGGCCTCAGCTCTGATAACTGCAGCAGAGAAGTCCTGCTGAGGCTGCTCACTTCGGTGGTGATGACGGGGGACAATGTGCTTGCGGTTCATGTGCTGGAACCAGATGATGCTTTCGATCCCAATAGCTTCCACATCCACGAAGATCTCTGCAAATCCAAGCGG GTGGACTTCCAAGTGAAGGTTTGTGAAGGAGATTCCTACCTCTCTGAGCTAAGCCATCAAGTCAGGATCAACTTTGCAGCAATTCTGGCCCTCGGCTGCAGCTCTCCTCG GCCTAAGAGTTCAACCGTCACCAACTGCTTAAAAGCATTACCCCCCACTTGCTCCCTTCTAGTGTTGGACAGTGGGGGAAGAATATTGATGCAGGGGAAGGGAACTTCTCAGGAGGGATCTGAAAGAAAGGTTCTCCAATCTTCTCTGTCGTGTGGATCGAATTACAATAACCACGAACTATCTCGGCCGAGCCGCCAGATTCAAAAGTCCCTGACAATGCCATCTTCCTCAAACGCATCGCGGCTGCAACAAATTGAAACTTCGAGTAGACATAGGCAGAGTCTCAAAAAGTCATTGCAGCTTCCTGACTTAATGAAACAGGAGTTGTCCCAGAGATTGGCTATCCTGGAAATAACGGGATCGGGGAGACACAGACGGTTTACATTGGAAGAACTTAGCACTGCAACCCATGATTTCAGCCCTGAATTGATAATCGGAGAGGGAGGGAACAGTAAGGTGTACTGTGCCAAGCTTGACAATGGTCAACTGGCAGCCGTGAAGGTTCTAAAGAACACTGATTCTTCGGCGGATGACCTTTTCCGGGAAGTGGAAACCTTGAGTAGTTTGGAGCATGAGAATGTTGTTCAACTTATTGGGTATTCTTACAGCAAAAGGTTGCAGGCAGTTGTCTACAATCTGCTGAATGGAAGCTTAAAGCAAAATCTAAAAGAACTCAGATGGAGGGAGAGGATGAGGATAGCTATTGGTTTGGCAAGGGCACTAGATTACCTCCATTCTCGTTCCCCGGCAGTAATTCACAGAGATGTGAAATCATCAAACGTTCTACTGTCTGATAATTGGGAGCCAAAA TTGTCAGATTTTGGGGCGGCTGTAACACATCACAAGACTTGGGAAGTTTCAGGACAGGCTAAGCCATTTCGCATAGTTGGGACGTTTGGATACTTGGCCCCCGAGTACATGATGTATGGTAAAGTTGATGAAAAAATAGATGTGTATTCTTTCGGGGTTGTGCTGCTGGAGCTGATCACCGGTAAAGAGGCTATTCAGACGAACCTGGCTTCCAATCACGAAAGCTTGGTACTCTGG GCAAGATCCTTACTCAGCTCTGGCCTATGCGAACGCCTGATTGATCCTTACCTTAAAGACGACTATGACAAGGATGAGATGAAGACGATGATGATTGCTGCCCGACTCTGCCTCTTGCATTCTTCATCTAGAAGGCCAACTATGAAAAAA ATCCTGCAGTTGTTTGAGGAGCCAGAGCAGTGGCTATGGAtgcagagaaagagagaggagcTCCTAAATCGGATTACTTCCAAAGGCGAAGCAGGTTTCCCCAGACACG